The following proteins come from a genomic window of bacterium:
- a CDS encoding LOG family protein produces the protein MTNRSEPEDRWWERSRSYIRAYEDLEFLRQDELRPVRLQLELLKPELTLQKHRIRSTIVVFGGTRIWEKPDAERRLADLDAQLKKNPGDPRLQILRKAAERLLSLSRFYDEARKFGRIVSEANRSDGSADYVIVTGGGPGIMEAANRGAYDVGAESIGFNITLPHEQRPNQYITPDLCFQFRYFAIRKMHFLLRAKALVAFPGGYGTMDELFEALTLVQTQKVPPLPVVLMGREFWNDVLNFDALVENGVIDPEDKDLFIYAETAQEAWDYIREFRANHT, from the coding sequence ATGACCAATCGCAGCGAACCGGAAGATCGCTGGTGGGAGCGCTCCCGCTCCTACATTCGCGCCTACGAGGACCTTGAATTTCTCCGTCAGGATGAACTGCGCCCCGTGCGCCTGCAGCTCGAACTGCTCAAGCCGGAGCTGACCCTTCAGAAGCACCGCATTCGCTCCACCATCGTGGTCTTCGGCGGCACGCGCATCTGGGAGAAACCGGATGCCGAACGGCGGCTGGCGGATCTGGACGCGCAATTGAAAAAGAATCCGGGCGACCCGCGGCTGCAAATCCTCCGCAAGGCGGCGGAGCGGTTGCTGTCGCTGTCACGCTTCTACGACGAGGCGCGCAAGTTTGGACGGATCGTCTCCGAGGCCAACCGCAGCGACGGCTCCGCTGACTATGTGATTGTCACCGGCGGCGGCCCCGGCATCATGGAGGCGGCCAACCGCGGCGCCTATGACGTCGGCGCCGAATCGATCGGTTTCAACATCACGCTGCCCCACGAGCAGCGGCCCAATCAGTACATCACGCCCGATCTCTGCTTTCAATTCCGCTACTTCGCCATCCGCAAGATGCACTTCCTCCTGCGCGCCAAGGCGCTGGTCGCCTTCCCCGGCGGCTACGGCACCATGGACGAGCTCTTCGAGGCGCTCACGCTGGTGCAGACCCAGAAGGTTCCGCCTTTGCCGGTGGTGCTCATGGGACGCGAGTTCTGGAATGATGTTCTCAACTTCGATGCGCTGGTCGAGAACGGCGTCATCGACCCCGAGGACAAGGACCTCTTCATCTACGCCGAAACCGCCCAGGAGGCCTGGGACTACATCCGCGAATTCCGCGCCAATCACACGTAG